In the genome of Meles meles chromosome 4, mMelMel3.1 paternal haplotype, whole genome shotgun sequence, one region contains:
- the SSR3 gene encoding translocon-associated protein subunit gamma, producing MAPKGGSKQQSEEDLLLQDFSRNLSAKSSALFFGNAFIVSAIPIWLYWRIWHMDLIQSAVLYSVMTLVSTYLVAFAYKNVKFVLKHKVAQKREDAVSKEVTRKLSEADNRKMSRKEKDERILWKKNEVADYEATTFSIFYNNTLFLVLVIVASFFILKNFNPTVNYILSISASSGLIALLSTGSK from the exons ATGGCTCCCAAAGGAGGCTCCAAGCAGCAGTCCGAGGAGGATTTGCTTCTGCAGGATTTCAGCCGCAACCTCTCGGCCAAGTCCTCCGCTCTCTTCTTCGGGAATGCCTTCATCGTGTCCGCCATCCCCATCT GGTTATATTGGCGAATATGGCATATGGATCTTATTCAGTCTGCTGTTCTCTATAGTGTGATGACCCTAGTAAGCACTTACTTGGTAGCCTTTGCAtacaaaaatgtgaaatttgtTCTCAAACACAA aGTAGCACAGAAGAGGGAGGATGCTGTTTCCAAAGAAGTGACTCGAAAACTTTCCGAAGCTGATAACAGAAAGATGTCTCGAAAGGAAAAAGATGAAAG AATCTTGTGGAAGAAGAACGAAGTTGCTGATTATGAAGCCACAACATTTTCCATCTTCTATAACAACACCCTCTTCCTGGTCTTGGTCATTGTTGCTTCCTTCTTTATACTGAAGAATTTCAACCCTACAGT GAATTATATTTTGTCCATAAGCGCTTCATCAGGCCTCATCGCCCTCCTGTCTACTGGCTCCAAGTAG